The following proteins are co-located in the Pseudomonadota bacterium genome:
- a CDS encoding YkgJ family cysteine cluster protein has translation MKRKLESLMKSEKDGDITCRRCGACCHVDMIAYVSPEDIQRWEKEQRYDILDRLHDNNVFWAGDRIINKFGTSVTSCFYLNWDVSFFSCEIYETRPMICRNFIPGSSELCPLYYRQE, from the coding sequence ATGAAAAGAAAATTAGAGTCTTTAATGAAAAGTGAAAAAGATGGAGATATTACATGCCGTAGATGCGGCGCCTGCTGTCACGTGGACATGATCGCCTACGTCTCTCCTGAAGATATTCAGAGATGGGAAAAAGAGCAGCGCTATGATATTCTTGACCGGCTTCACGACAACAACGTATTCTGGGCGGGTGACCGGATCATTAATAAGTTTGGAACAAGCGTGACGAGCTGTTTTTATCTTAATTGGGATGTCTCATTTTTTTCCTGCGAAATTTACGAGACACGCCCGATGATTTGTCGCAATTTTATCCCCGGCTCATCCGAACTGTGTCCGCTTTATTATCGGCAAGAGTAG
- a CDS encoding response regulator: MKILITEDDFTSRLLLQEILKYYGTSHVAVNGKEAVEAVRIAIETGEPYNLICLDIMMPEMDGQEALSIIRQMEASAGLTDINRAKIIMTTTLTDKENVINAAKNQCDIFLAKPVQKARLLEELRKMRLII; encoded by the coding sequence ATGAAGATACTGATTACTGAGGACGATTTTACCAGTCGCCTGCTCCTTCAGGAAATATTGAAATACTATGGGACCTCACATGTAGCTGTCAACGGCAAAGAGGCTGTTGAAGCCGTACGCATCGCAATAGAAACAGGCGAACCTTATAACCTTATCTGCCTGGACATCATGATGCCTGAAATGGATGGTCAGGAGGCGCTAAGCATAATACGGCAGATGGAAGCATCTGCCGGTCTTACAGATATAAACCGCGCCAAAATTATTATGACAACTACCCTTACAGACAAAGAAAACGTTATAAATGCGGCTAAAAATCAATGCGACATTTTTCTTGCCAAGCCCGTCCAGAAGGCAAGGCTGTTGGAAGAGTTGCGCAAGATGAGGTTGATTATATGA
- a CDS encoding PAS domain S-box protein — protein sequence MSDLSRTTKSELIKEISVLKQKIMELELLETEHRCTGEALHRSEIKFHTLYDSISDAVMLINEKDFLDCNKAALAISGCATREEFCSLHPEDLSPTVQPCGTDSITLSKRHIAAALEKGRHQFEWVHKRVDTGESFPADVLLIAMVLDGKQVLLAVARDITDRKRVEEALLNSEQHFKDLSEESIAGVYLLQDGIFKYANSKLAQILGYELDEIIDKLAVKDVVFPEDWPIVEENMRKRISGGLKSIHYEFRVITKNKEIRNSEVFSSRTMYRGEPAIIGTHLDITDRKQMEEKLKESEKTLRSLINATDDALLLIDTKGTILVANETLAKRMGKDSQEIIGIVQYDLFPSDVAERRKEKYDQVVHTGKSVYFEDTRNGRVYETSAYPVFDDRGCVSKIAIFPKDITNRKQAESKQEAALEALKKQESLIRVITNSAQDAILMMDTKGCISFWNPAAEHIFGYTDEEAIGSNLHQFLAPRRFMEAHLTAFEMFKDTGRGKAIDKVIELQGCRKNGEEFPIEVSLSSIQLEDGWHAVGIVRDITERKQVEEELRESRRRLSDIIEFLPDATLVIDKEGRVIAWNRALEDMTGVRKEDMLGKGNYEYSIPFYGDRRPILVDLALHRDREMEKQYTTIHRVGEILFGDAYTPNMPGGNLYLSGTASVLRDSRGEIIAAIECIRDNTERRRMAEALQETNINLERAIERANEMAIQAQMANKAKSEFLANMSHEIRTPMNGVIGMTGLLLDTKLTDEQQRFAEIVRASAESLLGLVNDILDFSKIEAGMLGLEIIDFDLLSLIEDFAATMAVRAHDKGLELLYAFTPQVPVLLRGDPGRLRQILTNLVGNAVKFTHTGEVVIRVMVESDIEDTVVLRFSVRDTGIGIPRDKIGLLFNKFSQADTSTTRKYGGTGLGLAISKQLAELMGGEIGVDSEEDKGSEFWFTVSLGKQPEGMHTGILPSADLTGIRILIVDDNATNREILMTRMTNWGMRPFECKDGIEALQALRQAVYENDPFRITIIDMQMPGVDGESLGRSIKADNRLADIRMVMLTSLGIRGDACRFQNVGFAAYLTKPVRYQELKNVLSMILSDRDLTRKESEPIVTRHSTFDMLPLFTGNKARVLLAEDNITNQHVALGILNKLGLRADAVANGAEVLKVLESIPYDLILMDVQMPVMDGMEATRQIRNPQSAVLNHAIPIIAMTAHAMQGDREKCLEAGMDDYVSKPVTPQTLAERLEKWLTKDPGKRERIKYEQRPEKTKEPQTAEPIIWDKAGMLERLMDDEELTKKITDGFLTDIPQQIQALKTFLEAGSVSDVERQAHTIKGAAANIGGERLRAVAFEMEKEARDGDLTAVNMSVANLVTQFEQLKKVMVKEC from the coding sequence ATGAGCGATCTATCAAGGACAACAAAATCGGAACTGATTAAAGAGATATCTGTCTTAAAGCAGAAAATTATGGAACTGGAGCTGTTAGAAACGGAGCACAGGTGTACCGGGGAGGCACTGCACCGTTCCGAGATAAAATTCCACACGCTCTATGATTCGATCAGCGATGCAGTAATGCTGATTAACGAGAAGGATTTTTTAGACTGTAATAAGGCAGCACTGGCAATCAGTGGCTGTGCAACCCGGGAAGAGTTTTGTTCGTTACACCCCGAGGATTTGTCCCCAACGGTCCAGCCTTGCGGCACGGACTCAATTACACTGAGTAAACGGCATATTGCCGCAGCGCTGGAAAAGGGCAGACATCAATTCGAATGGGTACACAAACGTGTTGACACCGGTGAATCTTTCCCGGCTGATGTGCTTCTCATCGCCATGGTGCTGGACGGTAAACAAGTTTTGCTGGCTGTTGCCCGCGATATCACAGACCGCAAGCGTGTTGAAGAAGCACTGTTGAATTCTGAACAGCACTTCAAGGACCTTTCAGAGGAATCTATTGCCGGTGTATACCTTCTTCAGGATGGTATATTTAAATATGCAAATTCTAAACTTGCCCAGATACTCGGATACGAATTGGATGAAATAATTGACAAATTAGCTGTAAAAGATGTTGTTTTTCCGGAAGACTGGCCTATTGTGGAAGAGAACATGCGCAAGAGGATATCCGGGGGACTGAAATCAATCCACTATGAATTCAGGGTAATCACAAAAAACAAAGAGATAAGAAACTCCGAAGTATTCAGCTCCCGAACCATGTACCGGGGAGAACCTGCGATTATAGGAACCCACCTGGACATTACCGACCGCAAACAAATGGAAGAAAAATTAAAGGAGAGCGAAAAAACTCTTCGGTCTCTAATCAACGCCACTGACGATGCCCTGCTGCTGATCGATACAAAGGGGACCATACTTGTGGCCAATGAAACATTGGCCAAGAGAATGGGTAAAGATTCTCAGGAGATTATCGGCATTGTACAGTATGATTTATTTCCTTCCGATGTTGCAGAACGCAGAAAAGAGAAATATGACCAGGTTGTCCATACAGGCAAGTCGGTCTATTTTGAGGATACGAGAAACGGGAGGGTTTACGAAACGTCAGCTTATCCAGTCTTTGATGATAGAGGTTGTGTGTCAAAAATAGCAATTTTTCCCAAAGATATCACCAACCGCAAACAGGCCGAGTCCAAACAAGAGGCTGCCCTTGAAGCATTGAAGAAACAGGAATCTTTGATCCGTGTTATTACTAATTCGGCCCAGGATGCAATATTGATGATGGATACTAAGGGCTGTATCTCCTTCTGGAATCCGGCGGCGGAACATATTTTCGGCTATACAGACGAGGAGGCAATCGGCAGCAATCTGCACCAGTTCCTTGCCCCAAGACGTTTTATGGAAGCACACCTCACAGCATTTGAAATGTTTAAAGATACAGGCCGCGGCAAGGCGATTGACAAGGTCATAGAGCTACAGGGCTGCCGGAAAAATGGAGAAGAATTTCCTATCGAGGTTTCACTTTCCTCAATTCAGCTTGAAGATGGCTGGCATGCCGTGGGAATTGTACGGGACATAACCGAGCGCAAGCAGGTGGAGGAGGAACTCCGGGAATCCCGCAGGAGATTGTCGGATATAATTGAGTTCCTACCTGATGCCACCCTGGTCATTGACAAGGAAGGCCGGGTAATTGCATGGAACAGGGCTCTTGAAGACATGACCGGCGTCAGGAAAGAAGATATGCTCGGCAAGGGCAACTATGAATATTCCATACCGTTCTATGGTGATAGAAGGCCAATCCTCGTTGATCTTGCCCTTCATCGGGATAGAGAAATGGAAAAACAATACACGACTATTCATCGGGTGGGCGAAATACTTTTCGGCGATGCATATACACCGAACATGCCCGGCGGTAATCTCTATCTCTCCGGTACAGCATCTGTTCTTCGTGATTCCAGAGGTGAGATTATCGCAGCCATAGAGTGCATCCGTGACAATACAGAACGCAGAAGAATGGCGGAGGCCCTACAGGAAACTAACATTAATCTGGAAAGAGCCATCGAACGTGCCAATGAAATGGCAATCCAGGCTCAGATGGCCAATAAGGCCAAGAGCGAGTTTCTGGCCAATATGAGCCATGAGATCCGTACTCCTATGAATGGGGTTATCGGTATGACCGGTCTGTTGTTGGACACAAAGCTCACTGACGAGCAGCAGCGCTTTGCCGAGATTGTACGGGCCAGTGCGGAATCTCTCCTCGGGCTCGTCAACGACATCCTCGATTTTTCCAAGATTGAGGCCGGGATGCTGGGCCTGGAAATCATTGATTTCGATCTTCTGAGCCTCATAGAAGATTTTGCTGCAACTATGGCAGTGCGTGCCCATGACAAAGGGCTGGAATTGCTATATGCCTTTACACCCCAGGTTCCTGTGCTTCTTCGCGGTGACCCGGGTCGCCTTCGCCAGATTCTCACCAACCTTGTGGGTAACGCAGTCAAGTTTACCCATACCGGAGAGGTGGTGATCCGTGTGATGGTGGAATCCGATATTGAAGATACGGTCGTTCTGCGTTTCTCTGTGCGTGATACAGGCATCGGCATCCCCAGGGACAAGATTGGCCTGCTATTTAACAAGTTTTCTCAGGCGGATACCTCGACAACACGAAAATACGGCGGCACCGGCCTGGGACTGGCCATTTCAAAACAACTGGCCGAACTGATGGGCGGTGAAATTGGCGTTGATAGTGAAGAGGACAAGGGATCTGAGTTCTGGTTTACCGTAAGCCTGGGTAAGCAGCCCGAGGGTATGCACACCGGCATACTCCCTTCTGCTGACCTGACCGGTATACGCATACTTATTGTGGATGATAATGCCACCAACCGGGAAATCCTGATGACACGCATGACCAACTGGGGCATGCGTCCTTTTGAATGTAAGGACGGGATCGAAGCACTCCAGGCACTCCGTCAGGCAGTATATGAGAATGACCCCTTTAGAATTACAATAATTGACATGCAGATGCCGGGAGTGGATGGTGAGTCCCTTGGCCGCTCTATCAAGGCAGACAATCGTCTGGCTGATATAAGGATGGTAATGTTGACCTCCCTTGGAATACGCGGCGATGCCTGCCGCTTCCAGAATGTCGGCTTTGCAGCATATCTTACTAAACCGGTGCGTTATCAGGAACTGAAGAATGTGTTGTCAATGATATTGTCAGACCGGGACTTAACCCGCAAGGAGTCTGAGCCCATCGTGACTCGCCACTCAACCTTTGATATGTTACCCCTCTTTACTGGCAATAAAGCACGGGTTCTGCTGGCTGAGGACAATATTACCAACCAGCATGTGGCTCTGGGTATTCTCAATAAATTAGGTTTGCGGGCTGATGCTGTGGCAAACGGCGCCGAGGTGCTCAAGGTGCTGGAGAGCATTCCTTATGACCTGATTCTAATGGATGTACAGATGCCTGTAATGGACGGAATGGAGGCAACCCGACAAATTCGCAATCCCCAATCCGCAGTACTTAATCATGCCATACCCATCATTGCCATGACCGCCCACGCCATGCAGGGCGATCGGGAGAAATGCCTTGAGGCCGGCATGGATGACTATGTGTCAAAACCTGTAACACCGCAGACTCTGGCTGAAAGGCTGGAAAAATGGCTGACGAAAGATCCGGGTAAAAGAGAGCGGATTAAATATGAACAAAGACCTGAAAAAACAAAGGAGCCTCAGACAGCCGAACCTATTATCTGGGATAAGGCTGGAATGCTGGAACGCCTGATGGATGACGAAGAACTTACAAAAAAAATTACGGATGGTTTCCTGACGGATATTCCGCAACAGATCCAGGCATTAAAAACGTTTCTGGAAGCCGGCAGTGTTTCAGATGTCGAACGTCAGGCTCATACCATCAAGGGTGCAGCAGCTAATATAGGCGGAGAACGATTGCGTGCAGTAGCCTTTGAAATGGAGAAAGAAGCCAGGGACGGGGATCTTACTGCTGTAAATATGTCCGTAGCTAATTTGGTAACACAGTTTGAACAGTTGAAGAAAGTGATGGTAAAGGAGTGCTAA
- a CDS encoding ribbon-helix-helix protein, CopG family, whose protein sequence is MKTAISIPDDLFRQIDDIAKKQKRSRSDVFAVATKEYLERLKSKNVLDSLNEVYSIAEAPDDAEARKRAASHFKKNVLKETY, encoded by the coding sequence ATGAAAACTGCTATTTCTATACCCGATGATCTTTTCCGTCAGATTGATGATATTGCGAAGAAACAAAAGCGTTCAAGAAGCGATGTCTTTGCGGTTGCTACTAAAGAGTATCTGGAACGACTCAAATCAAAAAATGTCCTCGATTCATTGAACGAGGTCTATTCAATTGCTGAGGCACCGGATGATGCCGAAGCCAGAAAGAGAGCAGCAAGCCACTTCAAGAAGAATGTCCTGAAGGAGACTTATTGA
- a CDS encoding type II toxin-antitoxin system PemK/MazF family toxin, with protein MSSSVIQGDLFWVDFGDPGGSEPGYNHPCAVIQNDIFNQSKINTVVVCLITSNLRLAKAPGNVYLQKGEGNLPKDSVVNISQIITIDRSFLRDKIGTLSRLTTEKIIDGVKLLIEPREPLYD; from the coding sequence TTGAGTTCTTCTGTCATACAGGGCGATTTGTTTTGGGTTGATTTCGGCGATCCTGGAGGTTCGGAGCCTGGATATAACCATCCCTGCGCTGTCATTCAGAACGATATATTCAATCAGAGTAAGATTAACACCGTTGTTGTCTGTCTCATAACCTCGAACCTACGCCTTGCAAAAGCGCCCGGCAATGTATATCTACAGAAGGGTGAAGGGAACTTGCCCAAAGACAGTGTTGTCAATATTTCTCAGATTATTACCATAGACAGGTCTTTTCTTAGGGATAAAATAGGAACCCTTTCACGATTGACAACGGAAAAAATCATAGATGGAGTAAAACTTCTTATAGAACCACGAGAACCATTGTACGATTAA
- a CDS encoding DUF493 domain-containing protein, with product MKYTGSPLVFPCAYPLKVLGENTNEFYAAVVEVIEKHIAEGETVLYKTRTSSGGKYLSITATLTIHSQEQLIAIYQELSQHKSVLITI from the coding sequence ATGAAATACACTGGCAGCCCCCTTGTGTTTCCCTGCGCATACCCGCTTAAGGTATTGGGAGAAAACACAAATGAGTTTTATGCTGCTGTAGTTGAGGTCATTGAGAAACATATCGCAGAAGGTGAAACTGTACTCTACAAAACCAGGACCAGTTCCGGCGGCAAATATCTCTCAATAACAGCAACACTGACAATCCACAGTCAGGAGCAGTTAATTGCAATTTATCAGGAACTAAGTCAGCACAAATCTGTGTTAATAACAATATAA
- a CDS encoding response regulator: MRILIAEDDFTSRSMLAAVLRKSGYDVVKTSNGSEALREMENRGDIL, encoded by the coding sequence ATGAGGATTCTTATTGCCGAAGATGATTTTACATCCCGAAGTATGCTTGCGGCAGTGCTTAGGAAAAGCGGTTATGATGTGGTGAAAACTTCCAACGGCTCTGAAGCCTTGAGAGAGATGGAAAACAGAGGGGACATCCTTTAA
- a CDS encoding diguanylate cyclase, translated as MRILIAEDDFTSRSMLAAVLRKSGYDVVETSNGSEAWREMEKPDAPRIAVLDWVMPEMDGLEVVRRVRALQTEQLFYIIILTTKGEKADMIAGLDAGADDYLAKPFHPGELRARVEVGRRMIEMQDKLIKSREALAHEATHDYLTGILNRRAILDRLKKELARAGRHGDALAIGVCDIDHFKKINDTYGHQTGDDVLCELSQIMNDCSRNYDSVGRIGGEEFLIIIPMKAGTDPVSAFNRLCMEIAGSIMKTRSGDLFVTVSIGVACATAESLVDEILGAADAALYQAKVQGRNRVVYAAGRIVEEQPK; from the coding sequence ATGCGCATCCTGATTGCCGAAGATGATTTTACATCCCGAAGTATGCTTGCGGCAGTGCTTAGGAAAAGCGGTTATGATGTGGTGGAAACTTCCAACGGCTCTGAAGCCTGGAGAGAGATGGAGAAGCCTGACGCTCCTCGAATTGCTGTTCTCGACTGGGTGATGCCTGAAATGGATGGACTGGAGGTTGTGCGCCGGGTACGCGCTTTGCAGACTGAGCAGTTATTCTACATCATCATACTGACCACTAAAGGCGAAAAGGCCGATATGATAGCCGGATTGGACGCAGGAGCCGATGACTACCTGGCTAAACCGTTTCATCCGGGTGAACTCCGTGCCAGAGTTGAAGTCGGACGTCGAATGATCGAGATGCAGGACAAACTCATAAAAAGCCGGGAAGCTTTGGCGCATGAAGCCACACATGATTACTTGACAGGGATTCTTAACCGCAGGGCTATTCTCGATCGCTTGAAAAAAGAACTCGCGCGTGCCGGACGCCATGGAGATGCACTGGCTATCGGGGTTTGTGATATAGACCATTTTAAAAAGATCAATGACACATATGGACACCAGACCGGTGATGATGTGCTGTGTGAGCTTTCTCAAATTATGAACGATTGTTCCAGGAATTATGATTCTGTGGGGCGCATAGGGGGAGAGGAATTTTTAATAATTATTCCTATGAAAGCAGGGACAGACCCTGTATCTGCCTTTAACAGATTGTGTATGGAGATTGCCGGAAGCATTATGAAAACAAGATCAGGTGATTTGTTTGTTACGGTTAGCATCGGTGTGGCCTGTGCGACAGCCGAAAGCCTGGTGGATGAGATATTGGGGGCAGCCGATGCTGCTCTTTATCAAGCGAAGGTTCAGGGACGCAACCGTGTTGTATATGCAGCCGGGAGAATTGTGGAGGAACAGCCGAAATGA